Proteins encoded by one window of Gammaproteobacteria bacterium:
- a CDS encoding catalase, translated as MNDCPYQTTTAGAPIADNQNSLTAGPRGPTLLQDWQLLEKLAHQNRERIPERVVHAKGCGAYGTFTVTHDITRYTRARLFETIGKQTEMIGRFSTVAGEQGAADAERDVRGFALKFYTEQGNWDMVGNNTPVFFVRDAIKFPDFIHTQKRHPRTNLRSPTAMWDFWSQSPESLHQLTTLFSDRGLPIGVRHINGYGSHTYSFWNAAGERHWVKFHFKTQQGHKHWTNAEAEQIVGRTRESAQEDLYGAIQRGEFPKWTMYVQLMPELDADKTPYNPFDLTKVWPHKDYPLVEVGVFELNRIPDNYFAEIEQLAFSPSNAVPGIGFSPDKMLQARIFSYPDSHRYRLGTHYEALPVNRPRCPVHHYHKDGPMRFAPNFPNADAFYEPNSFGGPLANPEMAEPPLRISGDAARYDHREGNDDFGQPRALFNLFDAAQKQRLFGNIAAAMQGVPVEIVERQLALFDQVHPDYGSGVRQALQTG; from the coding sequence ATGAACGATTGTCCCTATCAGACGACGACGGCCGGCGCGCCGATCGCCGACAACCAGAACAGCCTGACGGCCGGACCGCGCGGGCCGACCCTGCTGCAGGACTGGCAACTGCTCGAAAAGCTCGCCCACCAGAACCGCGAGCGGATTCCCGAACGCGTGGTGCACGCCAAGGGTTGCGGCGCCTACGGAACCTTCACCGTCACCCACGACATCACGCGCTACACACGCGCCAGGCTGTTCGAGACGATCGGCAAGCAGACCGAGATGATCGGCCGATTCTCGACGGTGGCCGGCGAACAGGGCGCGGCGGACGCCGAGCGTGACGTGCGCGGCTTCGCGCTGAAGTTCTATACCGAGCAGGGCAACTGGGACATGGTCGGCAACAACACGCCGGTGTTCTTCGTGCGCGACGCGATCAAGTTTCCGGACTTCATCCACACCCAGAAGCGCCATCCACGAACCAACCTGCGTTCACCGACGGCGATGTGGGACTTCTGGTCGCAATCGCCCGAATCGCTGCACCAGCTCACCACGCTGTTCTCCGACCGCGGCCTGCCGATCGGCGTACGCCATATCAATGGCTACGGCTCGCATACCTATTCGTTCTGGAACGCGGCCGGCGAGCGCCACTGGGTCAAGTTCCACTTCAAGACGCAGCAGGGTCACAAGCACTGGACCAACGCCGAAGCCGAGCAGATCGTCGGCAGGACGCGCGAATCGGCGCAGGAAGACCTCTACGGCGCCATCCAGCGCGGCGAGTTTCCGAAATGGACGATGTACGTGCAGCTGATGCCCGAACTCGACGCCGACAAGACGCCCTACAACCCCTTCGATCTGACCAAGGTGTGGCCGCACAAGGACTATCCGCTGGTCGAGGTCGGCGTGTTCGAACTCAACCGGATACCGGACAACTACTTCGCCGAAATCGAGCAGCTCGCCTTCAGCCCGAGCAATGCAGTGCCCGGGATCGGGTTTTCGCCGGACAAGATGCTGCAGGCGCGCATCTTCAGCTACCCGGATTCGCACCGCTACCGCCTCGGCACGCACTACGAGGCACTGCCGGTCAACCGGCCGCGCTGCCCGGTGCACCACTATCACAAGGACGGGCCGATGCGCTTCGCGCCGAACTTTCCGAATGCGGATGCGTTCTACGAGCCGAACTCCTTCGGCGGCCCGCTGGCGAATCCCGAAATGGCCGAGCCGCCGCTGCGCATCTCCGGCGACGCCGCGCGCTACGACCACCGCGAGGGCAATGACGACTTCGGCCAGCCGCGCGCGTTGTTCAATCTGTTCGATGCCGCGCAGAAGCAGCGGCTGTTCGGCAATATCGCTGCGGCGATGCAGGGCGTTCCCGTCGAAATTGTGGAGCGGCAGCTGGCGCTGTTCGACCAGGTGCATCCGGACTACGGCAGCGGCGTGCGGCAGGCGTTGCAAACGGGCTGA
- a CDS encoding TraR/DksA family transcriptional regulator, which translates to MKNPVISRKLALLQSELSDRLERIEIDRGRRDEGLPADFADQAVRRANDEVLDRLADSTRAELAQIQHALARLEHDEFGVCEVCGGAIEDDRLHAVPYATACRRCVQAAPAD; encoded by the coding sequence ATGAAGAACCCAGTGATCTCACGCAAGCTCGCGCTGCTGCAATCCGAACTCAGCGACCGTCTGGAACGCATCGAAATCGATCGCGGCCGCCGCGACGAGGGCTTGCCGGCCGACTTCGCCGACCAGGCCGTCCGGCGCGCCAACGACGAGGTGCTGGATCGGCTTGCCGACAGCACACGCGCGGAACTGGCGCAGATTCAGCATGCGCTTGCGCGCCTGGAACACGACGAATTCGGCGTGTGCGAGGTCTGCGGTGGCGCCATCGAGGACGACCGGTTGCATGCGGTGCCGTATGCCACTGCCTGTCGCCGCTGCGTGCAGGCGGCCCCGGCCGACTGA
- a CDS encoding zinc-dependent alcohol dehydrogenase family protein, whose protein sequence is MKALVYQGPGKKAWQDKARPEISKPGDAIVRIVHTTICGTDLHILKGDVPAVTPGRTLGHEGLGVIEQVGEGVTNFKPGDRVLISCITSCGRCGYCKKQLYSHCEDGGWILGHLIDGTQAEYVRIPHADNSLYPVPEGADEEALVMLSDILPTGFEIGVLNGQVKPGDSIAIVGAGPIGMATLLTAQFYAPARIIVTDVDASRLEMAKSLGATDLVDASAGDAIEQIMALTGGKGVDVAIEAVGVPATFDVCQEIVGAGGHVANVGVHGKSVELKLEKLWIRNVTITTGLVNTNTTPMLLQTVQAGTIKPGSLVTHRFALDDIGEAYRVFGHAAEEKAMKVILSAG, encoded by the coding sequence ATGAAAGCACTCGTCTACCAGGGCCCCGGCAAGAAAGCCTGGCAGGACAAGGCCAGGCCCGAAATCAGCAAACCCGGCGATGCGATCGTGCGCATCGTGCACACCACGATCTGCGGCACCGATCTGCACATCCTCAAGGGTGACGTGCCGGCCGTGACGCCCGGCCGCACCCTGGGCCATGAAGGCCTGGGCGTGATCGAACAGGTCGGCGAGGGCGTGACCAACTTCAAGCCCGGCGATCGCGTGCTGATCTCCTGCATCACCTCCTGCGGGCGCTGCGGCTATTGCAAGAAGCAGCTGTACTCGCATTGCGAGGACGGCGGCTGGATCCTCGGCCACCTGATCGATGGCACCCAGGCCGAATACGTGCGCATCCCGCATGCCGACAACAGCCTCTACCCGGTACCCGAAGGCGCCGACGAAGAGGCGCTGGTGATGCTCAGCGACATCCTGCCCACCGGCTTCGAGATCGGCGTACTCAACGGCCAGGTCAAGCCCGGCGACAGCATCGCCATCGTCGGTGCCGGACCGATCGGCATGGCCACGCTGCTGACCGCGCAGTTCTACGCGCCGGCCCGCATCATCGTCACCGATGTGGACGCCAGCCGGCTCGAGATGGCCAAAAGCCTGGGCGCCACGGATCTGGTCGATGCCAGCGCCGGCGACGCGATCGAACAGATCATGGCGCTGACCGGCGGCAAGGGCGTGGACGTGGCGATCGAAGCGGTCGGCGTACCGGCGACCTTCGATGTCTGCCAGGAGATCGTCGGTGCCGGCGGTCATGTCGCCAACGTCGGCGTGCACGGCAAGAGCGTGGAACTCAAGCTCGAAAAGCTGTGGATCCGCAACGTCACGATCACCACCGGGCTGGTCAACACCAATACCACGCCGATGCTGCTGCAGACCGTCCAGGCCGGCACGATCAAGCCGGGCAGTCTGGTCACGCACCGATTCGCGCTCGACGATATCGGGGAAGCCTATCGCGTGTTCGGCCACGCGGCCGAGGAAAAAGCGATGAAGGTGATTCTCAGCGCCGGCTGA
- a CDS encoding DUF2238 domain-containing protein — MAFALTFAAVWLACAWQPAYRQDWALENLLALAAVWGLLRLHRCSPLSHAAYAMLLAFGIVHELGAHYTYSEVPYERWTQAMFGISLNELLGLSRNHYDRLVHFLFGLLWYRPLRELLAPRLPLRSAVSRFAPITVVATVSLVYELIEWAVAMIFGGDLGQAYLGMQGDVWDSQKDSGLALAGALIACALGLIHRRLNTLRQDGSR, encoded by the coding sequence CTGGCCTTCGCGCTGACGTTCGCGGCGGTGTGGCTCGCCTGCGCATGGCAACCGGCCTATCGGCAGGACTGGGCGCTGGAAAACCTGCTGGCGCTGGCGGCGGTATGGGGCCTGCTGCGCCTGCACCGCTGCAGTCCCTTGAGCCACGCCGCCTACGCGATGCTGCTGGCATTCGGCATCGTCCACGAGCTGGGGGCGCACTACACCTATTCGGAAGTCCCTTACGAACGCTGGACGCAGGCCATGTTCGGCATCTCCCTGAACGAACTGCTGGGCCTGTCGCGCAACCACTACGACCGTCTGGTGCACTTCCTGTTCGGCCTGCTGTGGTATCGCCCATTGCGCGAGCTGCTCGCCCCGCGGCTGCCGCTCCGGTCGGCGGTGTCGCGCTTCGCGCCGATCACCGTGGTGGCCACGGTGTCCCTGGTCTACGAGCTGATCGAATGGGCGGTCGCCATGATCTTCGGTGGCGATCTCGGTCAGGCCTACCTGGGCATGCAAGGCGACGTCTGGGATTCGCAGAAGGACTCGGGACTTGCCCTGGCCGGTGCCCTCATCGCTTGCGCGCTGGGCCTGATCCACCGCCGCCTGAATACGCTGCGGCAAGACGGGTCCCGCTGA
- a CDS encoding phosphoribosyltransferase has protein sequence MSNIRKTSASAQPSDVVEAQKAREALRAASHAGPEPTAVAHQLACRSLAERLHRYRNGRRVIVLGVPPAGVELAAELARQLEVTGDTLVVRGLSVPSRPGRVLGAVTSGGALHIDETQVQALDLGAGVLEPIIASETEQLRKDERRHRGPRPPLAVEGATVILVDEGISSGATMQAAVYALRSLRPASVVIAVCTAPAGLARRYDELADEFICLHETRKADTTAAG, from the coding sequence ATGAGCAATATCCGTAAAACGAGCGCGAGTGCGCAGCCTTCGGACGTCGTCGAGGCGCAAAAGGCACGCGAAGCCTTGCGGGCGGCATCGCATGCGGGCCCGGAACCCACGGCAGTGGCTCATCAACTGGCCTGTCGCAGCCTGGCGGAGCGGCTGCATCGATACCGCAACGGCCGCCGCGTGATCGTGCTCGGCGTGCCGCCGGCCGGTGTCGAGCTGGCCGCCGAACTCGCGCGCCAGCTCGAGGTCACCGGCGACACCCTGGTGGTGCGTGGCCTGAGTGTGCCGTCGCGGCCCGGGCGCGTGCTCGGTGCCGTCACCTCCGGCGGCGCCCTGCACATCGACGAGACCCAGGTCCAGGCACTGGACCTGGGCGCCGGCGTGCTCGAGCCGATCATCGCCAGCGAGACCGAACAACTGCGCAAGGACGAACGCCGCCACCGCGGTCCCCGGCCCCCGCTGGCGGTCGAGGGCGCCACAGTGATCCTCGTCGACGAAGGCATCAGCTCCGGTGCCACGATGCAGGCGGCGGTGTACGCGCTGCGCTCGCTGCGCCCGGCCTCGGTGGTGATCGCGGTGTGCACGGCACCGGCCGGTCTGGCGCGGCGCTACGATGAACTCGCGGACGAATTCATCTGTCTGCACGAAACGCGCAAGGCCGATACCACAGCCGCCGGCTGA
- the ppsA gene encoding phosphoenolpyruvate synthase, whose amino-acid sequence MTDSTAPVVDFDSVSRHDVGLVGGKNASLGEMIRNLTGAGVRVPPGFATTAAAYRRFIESNGLESLIRGQLAAWSDSRISLAEAGAAIRAAFMQADWPANSAEAILKFYRALGQRLGDVAPSVAVRSSATAEDLPDASFAGQQETFLNVVGETELLLACKRCYASLFTDRAISYRQARGYDHLSVALSVGVQQMVRSDRGGSGVMFSIDTETGFDRVVLINAAWGLGETVVQGLVDPDEYVVFKPLLADPERVPIVEKTLGGKAIKMVYAAEGDKSTRTVATSVAERERSVLDDSEILQLARWACVIEQHYGVAMDMEWAKDGDSGALYIVQARPETVQSQRREDAALKSYSVSDAGPVLLSGLAIGDAAVNGRVCIVLDPRSVEDFPQGAILVAENTDPDWVPIMRKAAAIVTDHGGRTSHAAIVSRELGVPALIGTGQATRVLHDAQDITVSCAEGDTGQVYEGHAEIFAESISLDHVPLTRTKLMLNLANPAAAFRWWRLPADGVGLARMEFVISNTIKVHPMALAHPERVSDPEARAQIEQLTRGYADRTDYFVERLASSLARIAAFCHPKPVIVRLSDFKSNEYANLLGGAGFEPHEENPMLGLRGASRYYSPRYRDGFALECRALRRLREVLGFDNVIVMVPFCRTLDEADHVLTVMAEHGLKRGEQGLKIYVMCEIPANVILAEDFAARFDGFSIGSNDLTQLTLGVDRDSDELAPLFSEHNPAVKRLIEDVIGRAHSVDTPVGLCGEAPSSHPEFARFLVDAGIDSISVNPASFLAVNRNVHLAEVAIDNATGVR is encoded by the coding sequence ATGACTGATTCCACCGCACCCGTCGTCGATTTCGATTCGGTGAGTCGCCACGATGTCGGCCTGGTCGGCGGCAAGAACGCCTCCCTCGGCGAGATGATTCGCAACCTGACGGGCGCAGGCGTGCGGGTGCCGCCGGGATTCGCCACCACCGCTGCGGCTTATCGCCGCTTCATCGAGTCCAACGGGCTGGAGTCCCTGATCCGTGGGCAGCTCGCGGCCTGGAGCGACAGCCGCATCAGCCTGGCCGAAGCCGGCGCCGCGATCCGGGCCGCCTTCATGCAGGCGGACTGGCCGGCGAATAGCGCCGAGGCGATTCTGAAGTTTTACCGCGCGCTCGGCCAGCGCCTGGGTGATGTGGCGCCGTCGGTCGCCGTGCGTTCCAGCGCGACCGCCGAGGATCTGCCCGATGCAAGCTTCGCCGGTCAGCAGGAGACCTTTCTCAACGTGGTGGGCGAGACCGAGCTGCTGCTGGCCTGCAAGCGTTGCTACGCCTCGCTGTTCACCGATCGCGCGATCAGCTACCGCCAGGCGCGCGGTTACGATCATCTCAGCGTGGCCTTGTCGGTGGGCGTGCAGCAGATGGTGCGTTCCGACCGTGGCGGTTCCGGCGTGATGTTTTCGATCGACACCGAAACCGGATTCGACCGGGTGGTGCTGATCAATGCGGCCTGGGGGCTCGGCGAGACCGTGGTGCAGGGCCTGGTCGATCCCGACGAGTACGTGGTGTTCAAGCCGCTGCTGGCCGATCCCGAACGGGTGCCGATCGTGGAGAAGACCCTGGGCGGCAAGGCCATCAAGATGGTCTATGCGGCCGAAGGCGACAAGAGCACACGCACCGTCGCCACCTCCGTGGCCGAACGTGAGCGCAGCGTGCTCGACGACAGCGAGATCCTGCAACTGGCGCGCTGGGCCTGCGTCATCGAGCAGCATTACGGCGTGGCGATGGACATGGAATGGGCCAAGGACGGTGACAGCGGCGCGCTCTACATCGTGCAGGCGCGGCCGGAAACCGTGCAGTCGCAGCGCCGCGAGGATGCGGCACTGAAAAGCTACAGCGTGAGCGATGCCGGGCCGGTGCTGCTCTCGGGGCTGGCGATCGGCGATGCCGCGGTCAACGGCCGGGTCTGCATCGTGCTCGACCCGCGCAGTGTCGAAGACTTCCCGCAGGGTGCGATCCTTGTCGCCGAGAACACCGATCCCGACTGGGTGCCGATCATGCGCAAGGCTGCGGCCATCGTCACCGATCACGGCGGCCGTACCTCGCACGCCGCGATCGTCAGCCGCGAACTCGGCGTGCCCGCCCTGATCGGCACCGGTCAGGCGACGCGGGTCCTGCACGACGCGCAGGACATTACCGTGTCCTGCGCCGAGGGCGACACCGGTCAGGTGTACGAGGGCCACGCCGAAATCTTCGCCGAATCGATCTCGCTCGACCATGTGCCGCTGACCCGCACCAAGCTGATGCTGAACCTCGCGAATCCGGCGGCGGCATTCCGCTGGTGGCGCCTGCCGGCCGACGGCGTGGGTCTGGCGCGCATGGAGTTCGTCATCAGCAACACGATCAAGGTGCATCCGATGGCACTGGCGCATCCTGAGCGCGTCAGCGACCCCGAGGCCCGCGCGCAGATCGAACAGCTCACGCGCGGCTATGCCGACCGCACCGACTACTTCGTCGAGCGGCTCGCCAGCAGCCTGGCGCGCATCGCCGCGTTCTGCCATCCGAAGCCGGTGATCGTGCGGCTGTCCGATTTCAAGTCCAACGAATACGCGAATCTGCTCGGTGGCGCCGGTTTCGAGCCGCACGAGGAGAATCCGATGCTCGGACTGCGCGGCGCCTCGCGCTACTACTCGCCGCGCTATCGCGACGGTTTCGCGCTCGAATGCCGCGCACTGCGGCGCCTGCGCGAGGTGCTGGGCTTCGACAACGTGATCGTGATGGTACCGTTCTGCCGCACCCTCGACGAAGCCGACCACGTGCTGACGGTGATGGCCGAACACGGCCTCAAACGCGGCGAACAGGGCCTCAAGATCTACGTGATGTGCGAGATTCCGGCCAACGTGATTCTGGCGGAGGATTTTGCCGCGCGCTTCGACGGCTTTTCGATCGGCAGCAATGACCTGACCCAGCTGACCCTCGGCGTGGACCGCGACTCCGACGAACTGGCGCCGCTGTTCTCCGAGCACAATCCGGCGGTCAAGCGCCTGATCGAAGACGTGATCGGGCGCGCGCACAGTGTCGACACGCCGGTGGGCCTGTGCGGCGAGGCGCCCAGCAGCCACCCCGAGTTCGCCCGTTTCCTGGTGGACGCCGGCATCGATTCGATCTCGGTCAATCCGGCGAGCTTCCTTGCCGTGAACCGCAATGTGCATCTGGCGGAGGTCGCGATCGACAATGCCACCGGCGTGCGCTGA
- a CDS encoding NAD(P)H-dependent oxidoreductase has protein sequence MSSRRITIIQGHPDIEESHLGHALASAYADGAAQAGHQLRYVIVAQLECPLLQRKEDWEHGPAPEAIVAAQQAIAWADHLLIVFPLWLGTMPASFQAFLEQLLRPGFAFDPQANGRCNLLGGRSAHLVVTMGRPVPVRWRLFGADGVRGLVRNVLRYFGVSPVRTSYLDTGEKAGPRGVRRCLERMRRAGAKAA, from the coding sequence ATGAGCAGCCGCCGGATCACCATCATCCAGGGCCACCCCGATATCGAGGAAAGCCATCTGGGCCATGCCCTCGCCAGCGCCTATGCCGATGGCGCGGCGCAGGCGGGGCATCAGCTGCGCTATGTGATCGTCGCGCAGCTGGAGTGTCCGCTGTTGCAGCGCAAGGAGGACTGGGAGCACGGCCCGGCTCCGGAGGCGATCGTGGCGGCGCAGCAGGCGATCGCCTGGGCCGATCATCTGCTGATCGTGTTTCCGCTCTGGCTCGGAACCATGCCGGCCTCGTTTCAGGCCTTTCTGGAACAGTTGCTGCGCCCTGGTTTCGCGTTCGATCCGCAGGCCAACGGGCGCTGCAATCTGCTCGGCGGCCGTTCCGCGCACCTCGTGGTCACGATGGGGCGGCCCGTGCCCGTCCGCTGGCGGCTGTTCGGTGCCGACGGGGTGCGCGGACTGGTGCGCAACGTGCTCCGCTACTTCGGCGTGTCGCCGGTTCGTACGAGTTATCTCGACACCGGCGAAAAGGCCGGGCCGCGCGGCGTCCGGCGCTGCCTGGAGCGGATGCGTCGTGCCGGTGCCAAGGCCGCCTAG
- a CDS encoding universal stress protein yields MSQFRRIMLVTVGKAQRSPALERAIRLANASGAALHVCVLDEAGSAPDREALLQERRLWFKEEAQLLDAPNPQFTTEAISDSDPLAETLAHVVEFEADLLIKDADPETPARRLLLARLDWHLLRDCPIPLLLVHMGAHALPKRIVAAVDLDDDESLNRHIVEQALALAIQSNADLHLATVFDPLAAAEALPPLVPNLRPDQYASLSKGSRTAFDSFAADYGVPHPRRHFLLGTFKRSMRELTQHSQADVLVLGTAGHKGLEHLMLGGSARALLDHVRCDVYAVKPPALAEKLRQRIRDRASRRG; encoded by the coding sequence ATGAGTCAGTTCAGGCGAATCATGCTGGTCACCGTGGGCAAGGCGCAGCGCTCGCCGGCGCTCGAACGCGCGATCCGGCTCGCCAACGCAAGCGGCGCCGCCCTGCACGTGTGCGTACTCGACGAGGCGGGCTCGGCTCCGGACCGCGAGGCGCTGCTTCAGGAACGGCGGCTCTGGTTCAAGGAGGAGGCGCAGCTTCTGGATGCGCCGAACCCGCAATTCACGACCGAGGCGATCAGCGATTCCGATCCGCTGGCTGAAACCCTGGCGCACGTCGTCGAGTTCGAGGCCGACCTGCTGATCAAGGACGCGGACCCGGAAACCCCGGCGCGACGCCTGCTGCTGGCGCGGCTCGACTGGCATCTGCTGCGCGACTGCCCGATTCCGCTGCTGCTGGTGCACATGGGCGCGCATGCCCTGCCGAAGCGCATCGTCGCCGCGGTCGATCTCGATGACGACGAAAGCCTGAACCGGCACATTGTCGAACAGGCGCTGGCGCTGGCGATCCAGAGCAATGCCGATCTGCATCTGGCCACGGTCTTCGACCCGCTGGCCGCGGCCGAGGCCCTGCCGCCGCTGGTGCCGAACCTGCGCCCGGACCAGTACGCCTCGCTGAGCAAGGGCTCGCGGACCGCCTTCGACAGCTTCGCCGCCGACTACGGCGTGCCGCACCCGCGACGCCATTTCCTGCTCGGAACCTTCAAGCGCTCGATGCGCGAGCTGACGCAGCACAGCCAGGCCGATGTGCTGGTGCTCGGAACCGCCGGCCACAAGGGCCTGGAGCACCTGATGCTGGGCGGCTCCGCCAGGGCGCTGCTCGACCATGTGCGCTGCGACGTGTACGCGGTCAAACCACCGGCCTTGGCCGAAAAACTGAGGCAACGCATTCGCGATCGGGCGTCCAGGCGGGGATAG
- a CDS encoding helix-turn-helix domain-containing protein — MSHADTPASSNAPNNPCSDCARAGHCLGGALTADSLHPPQVVRSVVAKGEHLYHAGDPADTLYVIRGGATKTYVCSSEGEEEVRGFQLANDAAGLESVCDRTYHTNAVALNRSWVCKLPAAAVREKMTRSSSFRDRVLTKLCHEFERLYGMLHRGRCAADQRVAGFLVTQLRGQDGDTRTEIDLPMSRSDLARYLGLATETVSRVFTRLQERGVLKSRGAHCEIVNPAALQALS, encoded by the coding sequence ATGAGCCACGCCGATACGCCCGCTTCCAGCAACGCCCCGAACAATCCCTGCAGCGACTGCGCCCGCGCCGGCCACTGCCTCGGCGGTGCGCTGACCGCCGACAGCCTGCATCCGCCGCAGGTGGTTCGCAGCGTGGTCGCCAAGGGCGAACACCTCTACCACGCCGGCGATCCGGCCGACACGCTGTACGTGATCCGCGGCGGCGCCACCAAGACCTACGTCTGCTCCAGCGAGGGCGAGGAAGAAGTGCGCGGCTTTCAGCTGGCCAATGACGCCGCCGGTCTCGAATCGGTCTGCGACCGGACCTACCACACCAATGCCGTGGCCTTGAACCGCAGCTGGGTGTGCAAGCTGCCGGCCGCAGCGGTACGCGAGAAGATGACGCGCTCGTCCTCGTTCCGCGATCGCGTGCTCACCAAGCTGTGCCACGAATTCGAACGCCTCTACGGCATGCTGCATCGTGGTCGCTGCGCGGCTGACCAGCGCGTGGCCGGCTTCCTGGTCACGCAGCTGCGCGGGCAGGACGGCGACACCCGCACCGAAATCGATCTTCCGATGTCGCGGTCCGATCTGGCGCGCTATCTGGGGCTCGCCACCGAAACCGTATCGCGCGTATTCACCCGCCTGCAGGAACGCGGCGTGCTCAAGAGCCGCGGCGCGCATTGCGAGATCGTCAATCCCGCTGCCTTGCAGGCATTGAGCTGA
- a CDS encoding NTP transferase domain-containing protein, producing MKNVLALVLAGGRGTRLGALTDRRAKPAVSIAGQHRIIDFTLSNCRNSGISEVGVLTQYKACSLAPHLQAWRSSVSDGEAIHTLAAHGADSYAGTADAVYQNRDVIRSLAPTHVLVLAADHVYKMDYAAMLADHLRHGARLTVGCVEVPLPEASAFGIIEIDSEQRLRGFVEKPPFPRPIPGKPDRALASMGIYLFDTELLLEQLEADAADGRSSHDFGKDVIPALVRTEPRIYAHSLKDVRNPTRAGYWRDVGTLDAYWQTSLELASAAPPLDLIDSAWPVRAVGHGLSGHAANGDVDIRDSVVSRGVEIGHNSRIERSILLPGAHIGAGSLIRNAIVDEGCRLPPGSVIGLDPEQDRLRHSVTSSGLVLVSAQLGAA from the coding sequence ATGAAGAACGTGCTCGCGCTGGTCCTGGCCGGCGGTCGCGGAACGCGTCTGGGTGCCCTTACCGACCGACGCGCCAAACCGGCGGTGTCCATCGCCGGGCAACATCGCATCATCGACTTCACACTATCGAACTGCCGCAACTCCGGCATCAGCGAGGTCGGCGTACTGACGCAGTACAAGGCGTGCAGCCTGGCGCCACATTTGCAGGCCTGGCGATCCTCGGTCTCCGACGGCGAAGCGATTCATACGCTGGCCGCGCATGGCGCGGACAGCTACGCGGGTACGGCCGATGCGGTCTATCAGAACCGCGACGTGATCCGCAGCCTGGCACCCACGCACGTTCTGGTGCTGGCTGCGGACCACGTCTACAAGATGGACTACGCCGCCATGCTCGCCGACCACCTGCGCCATGGCGCGCGGCTCACGGTCGGCTGCGTCGAAGTGCCGCTGCCGGAGGCTTCGGCGTTCGGCATCATCGAGATCGATTCCGAGCAGCGCCTGCGGGGCTTCGTCGAAAAGCCGCCTTTCCCCAGACCCATTCCCGGCAAGCCGGATCGGGCGCTGGCCTCGATGGGCATCTATCTGTTCGATACCGAACTGCTGCTGGAGCAGCTCGAAGCCGATGCGGCCGACGGCCGCTCGAGTCACGATTTCGGCAAGGACGTCATCCCGGCCCTGGTGAGGACCGAACCCCGCATTTATGCACACAGCCTCAAGGACGTGCGCAACCCGACGCGCGCGGGCTATTGGCGTGATGTCGGCACGCTGGACGCCTACTGGCAGACCAGTCTGGAACTCGCCAGCGCCGCACCCCCGCTGGACCTGATCGATTCCGCCTGGCCGGTCCGCGCCGTGGGCCATGGCCTGTCCGGCCACGCCGCAAACGGCGACGTCGACATTCGTGATTCGGTGGTGTCGCGCGGCGTGGAGATCGGACACAACAGTCGCATCGAGCGCAGCATCCTGCTGCCAGGCGCCCACATCGGCGCCGGCAGCCTGATCCGCAACGCCATCGTCGACGAAGGCTGCCGGCTGCCGCCGGGCAGCGTCATCGGCCTCGATCCGGAGCAGGACCGGCTGCGCCACAGCGTCACCTCCAGCGGACTGGTGCTGGTGTCCGCGCAGCTCGGCGCCGCCTGA